The following proteins are co-located in the Thermus thermophilus HB8 genome:
- a CDS encoding TFIIB-type zinc ribbon-containing protein — MPLLLCPNCQVGMREVERRGVLIDVCPQCGGVWLDKGELEKLLAEAEEVERRYEEELEGFYRKEGKPYKRKKGFMKLFDLFD; from the coding sequence ATGCCCCTGCTTCTTTGCCCCAACTGCCAGGTGGGCATGCGGGAGGTGGAGCGGCGCGGTGTCCTGATAGACGTCTGCCCCCAGTGCGGCGGGGTGTGGCTGGACAAGGGGGAGCTGGAAAAGCTTTTGGCCGAGGCCGAGGAGGTGGAGCGCCGCTACGAGGAGGAGCTGGAGGGCTTCTACCGCAAGGAGGGCAAGCCCTACAAGAGGAAAAAAGGCTTCATGAAGCTCTTTGACCTGTTTGACTGA
- the gap gene encoding type I glyceraldehyde-3-phosphate dehydrogenase has protein sequence MKVGINGFGRIGRQVFRILHERGVEVALINDLTDNKTLAHLLKYDSTYGRFPGAVGYDEENLYVDGKAIRATAIKDPREIPWKQAGVGVVVESTGVFTDGEKARAHLEAGAKKVIITAPAKNEDITVVLGVNHEQYDPAKHHILSNASCTTNSLAPVMKVLEEAFGVEKALMTTVHSYTNDQRLLDLPHKDLRRARAAALNIIPTTTGAAKATALVLPSLKGRFDGMALRVPTPTGSISDITALLKREVTAEEVNAALKAAAEGPLKGILAYTEDEIVLRDIVMDPHSSIVDGKLTKAIGNLVKVFAWYDNEWGYANRVADLVELVLKKGV, from the coding sequence ATGAAGGTCGGTATCAACGGATTCGGCAGGATCGGGCGGCAGGTTTTTAGGATTCTCCACGAAAGGGGCGTGGAGGTGGCCCTGATCAACGACCTCACCGACAACAAGACCCTGGCCCACCTGTTGAAGTACGACTCCACCTACGGCCGCTTCCCCGGGGCGGTGGGCTACGACGAGGAAAACCTCTACGTGGACGGGAAGGCCATCCGGGCCACGGCGATCAAGGACCCCCGGGAGATCCCCTGGAAGCAGGCGGGGGTGGGGGTGGTGGTGGAGTCCACGGGCGTCTTCACCGACGGGGAGAAGGCGAGGGCCCACCTCGAGGCCGGGGCCAAGAAGGTGATCATCACCGCCCCCGCCAAGAACGAGGACATCACCGTCGTCCTCGGGGTGAACCACGAGCAGTACGACCCCGCCAAGCACCACATCCTCTCCAACGCCAGCTGCACCACGAACTCCCTCGCCCCCGTGATGAAGGTCCTGGAGGAGGCCTTCGGCGTGGAGAAGGCCCTCATGACCACGGTCCACTCCTACACCAACGACCAGCGCCTTCTGGACCTTCCCCACAAGGACCTGCGCCGCGCCCGGGCCGCCGCCCTCAACATCATCCCCACCACCACGGGGGCGGCCAAGGCCACCGCTTTGGTCCTTCCCTCCCTCAAGGGGCGGTTTGACGGGATGGCCCTAAGGGTGCCCACGCCCACGGGGAGCATCTCCGACATCACCGCCCTCCTCAAGCGGGAGGTGACCGCCGAGGAGGTGAACGCCGCCCTCAAGGCCGCGGCCGAGGGCCCCTTGAAGGGCATCCTCGCCTACACCGAGGACGAGATCGTCCTCCGGGACATCGTCATGGACCCCCACTCCTCCATCGTGGACGGGAAGCTCACCAAGGCCATCGGCAACCTGGTCAAGGTCTTCGCCTGGTACGACAACGAGTGGGGCTACGCCAACCGGGTGGCCGACCTGGTGGAGCTCGTCCTGAAGAAGGGGGTCTAG
- a CDS encoding zinc metallopeptidase, with product MDTLAFLLMILVFVASLAIQGGLQATFARYSRVANSRGLTGAEVARAILDAHGLTHVRVEPVPGALTDHYDPQAKAVRLSEPNYASPSLAALAVAAHEVGHAVQDARGYAWLRVRASLLPAASLGSNLGPILVLAGLFLGALGLAKLGLYLYLAVALFQLITLPVEFDASKRALEFLRRMGFLRPEEMRPARQVLTWAALTYVAALAGSLATILYYASLLGLFGRREE from the coding sequence ATGGACACGCTCGCGTTCTTGCTCATGATCCTGGTCTTCGTGGCCAGCCTGGCCATCCAAGGGGGTCTGCAGGCCACCTTTGCCCGCTACAGCCGGGTGGCGAACAGCCGGGGGCTTACGGGGGCCGAGGTGGCCCGGGCGATCCTGGACGCCCACGGCCTCACCCACGTCCGGGTGGAGCCCGTGCCCGGAGCCCTCACGGACCACTACGACCCCCAGGCCAAGGCCGTGCGGCTTTCCGAGCCCAACTACGCCTCGCCCAGCCTCGCCGCCTTGGCCGTGGCCGCCCACGAGGTGGGGCACGCGGTGCAGGACGCCCGGGGCTACGCCTGGCTTAGGGTGCGGGCGAGCCTGCTCCCTGCGGCGAGCCTGGGGAGCAACCTGGGGCCCATCCTGGTCCTCGCCGGCCTCTTCCTCGGGGCCTTGGGCCTCGCCAAGCTCGGCCTCTACCTGTACCTGGCGGTGGCCCTCTTCCAGCTCATCACCCTGCCCGTGGAGTTTGACGCTTCCAAGAGGGCCCTGGAGTTCCTAAGGCGCATGGGCTTCCTCAGGCCGGAGGAGATGCGCCCGGCCCGGCAGGTCCTCACCTGGGCCGCCCTCACCTACGTGGCCGCCTTGGCGGGTTCCTTGGCCACGATCCTCTACTACGCGAGCCTCCTGGGCCTCTTCGGCCGGAGGGAGGAGTAG
- a CDS encoding N-acetylmuramoyl-L-alanine amidase, whose translation MRALFLLFLAAFALAQAPKPLKVGELTGEALYPGNRGVSYGEVGLVARGLGLALWQGEGQVALGLGARYRTFPVEADEAKAASSLAAWRKDGRVYVPLRPLADALGLSYQAQVGIQLDLPWARLLQVEARPEGYLLRFSREVNAVVRPGGVLFLMAQGSHPSLVQEAMGLFLPLSRPPERVYYPGGGQVAVGLTPLPLPSPTVLLDPGHGGEDPGLEVQGLAEKEVALDLARRVAALLPGARLTRQGDETLPLEARLALARTASVVVSLHMARGREVRLYLPKDRTSPLAQSLPRLGDLPEERARLLRAYAGDPARLALALERALAAQGFAVVKAEGPYALTRVDGAAVLLEVGAERLGTEEARALVAQAIAQGIRAYLEGGAP comes from the coding sequence ATGAGGGCCCTCTTCCTCCTCTTCCTCGCCGCCTTCGCCCTGGCCCAGGCCCCCAAGCCCCTGAAGGTGGGGGAGCTTACCGGGGAAGCCCTCTACCCGGGAAACCGGGGGGTGTCCTACGGGGAGGTGGGGCTCGTGGCCCGGGGGCTCGGCCTCGCCCTCTGGCAGGGGGAGGGCCAGGTGGCCCTCGGGCTTGGGGCCCGCTACCGGACCTTCCCGGTGGAAGCGGACGAGGCCAAGGCCGCCTCCAGCCTCGCCGCCTGGCGCAAGGACGGGCGCGTCTACGTGCCCCTGCGCCCCCTAGCGGACGCCCTCGGCCTCTCCTACCAGGCCCAGGTGGGCATCCAGCTGGACCTCCCCTGGGCCCGGCTCCTCCAGGTGGAGGCCCGGCCCGAAGGCTACCTCCTCCGCTTCAGCCGGGAGGTGAACGCCGTGGTGCGGCCCGGGGGCGTCCTCTTCCTCATGGCCCAGGGGAGCCACCCCTCCCTGGTCCAGGAGGCCATGGGCCTCTTCCTCCCCCTCTCCCGCCCCCCGGAGCGGGTCTACTACCCCGGGGGCGGCCAGGTGGCCGTGGGCCTCACCCCCCTCCCCCTCCCCTCCCCCACCGTCCTCCTGGACCCGGGGCACGGCGGGGAGGACCCGGGCCTCGAGGTCCAGGGGCTGGCGGAGAAGGAGGTCGCCCTGGACCTCGCCCGCCGCGTGGCCGCCCTCCTGCCGGGCGCCCGGCTCACCCGGCAGGGCGACGAAACCCTGCCCCTGGAGGCGCGCCTCGCCCTGGCCCGCACCGCCTCCGTGGTGGTCTCCCTCCACATGGCCCGGGGCCGTGAGGTGCGCCTCTACCTTCCCAAGGACCGGACGAGCCCCCTCGCCCAAAGCCTCCCCCGCCTCGGCGACCTTCCCGAGGAACGGGCGAGGCTCCTTCGGGCCTACGCCGGGGACCCCGCCCGCCTCGCCCTGGCCCTGGAGCGGGCCCTCGCCGCCCAGGGGTTCGCCGTGGTCAAGGCCGAGGGGCCCTACGCCCTGACCCGGGTGGACGGGGCGGCGGTGCTTTTGGAGGTGGGGGCGGAAAGGCTGGGAACGGAGGAGGCCCGCGCCCTCGTGGCCCAGGCCATCGCCCAGGGGATCCGGGCCTACCTCGAGGGGGGCGCGCCGTGA
- a CDS encoding universal stress protein, with product MFKTILLAYDGSEHARRAAEVAKAEAEAHGARLIVVHAYEPVPDYLGEPFFEEALRRRLERAEGVLEEARALTGVPKEDALLLEGVPAEAILQAARAEKADLIVMGTRGLGALGSLFLGSQSQRVVAEAPCPVLLVR from the coding sequence ATGTTCAAGACCATCCTCCTGGCCTACGACGGCTCGGAGCACGCGAGGCGGGCGGCGGAGGTGGCCAAGGCCGAGGCGGAGGCCCACGGGGCGAGGCTCATCGTGGTCCACGCCTACGAGCCCGTGCCCGACTACCTGGGGGAGCCCTTCTTTGAGGAGGCCCTGAGGCGCCGCCTGGAACGGGCGGAGGGGGTCCTCGAGGAGGCCCGGGCCCTCACCGGCGTCCCCAAGGAAGACGCCCTCCTCCTGGAGGGGGTGCCTGCCGAGGCCATCCTCCAGGCGGCCCGGGCGGAGAAGGCCGACCTCATCGTCATGGGCACCCGGGGGCTTGGGGCTTTGGGGAGCCTCTTCCTGGGAAGCCAGAGCCAACGGGTGGTGGCCGAGGCCCCCTGCCCCGTCCTCCTCGTCCGGTAG
- a CDS encoding GerMN domain-containing protein — MRKYLSVYNLLGLLVFALGLFVYWQSPVPNPPKALPLPADEAAREEKLTLNLYRPDPPRGFLREPVVLEVGLGENPYEKALLAWAQATGSPTPLGLFAAEGRLVVDLPEDFVRGLDAEGEVYRLYSLAYTLLATFPEGSEVRFLVEGQPSPGLAHLDLEVPVRLP, encoded by the coding sequence GTGAGGAAGTACCTGAGCGTCTACAACCTCCTCGGCCTTCTCGTCTTCGCCCTGGGGCTTTTCGTCTACTGGCAAAGCCCCGTCCCCAACCCCCCCAAGGCCCTGCCCCTGCCCGCGGACGAGGCCGCGCGGGAGGAGAAGCTCACCCTGAACCTCTACCGCCCCGACCCGCCCCGGGGCTTCCTCCGGGAGCCCGTGGTCCTCGAGGTGGGCCTGGGGGAAAACCCCTACGAGAAGGCCCTCCTCGCCTGGGCCCAGGCCACGGGAAGCCCCACCCCCCTGGGCCTCTTCGCGGCGGAGGGGCGCCTCGTGGTGGACCTGCCCGAGGACTTCGTCCGGGGGCTGGACGCCGAAGGGGAGGTCTACCGCCTCTACAGCCTCGCCTACACCCTCCTCGCCACCTTCCCCGAGGGCAGCGAGGTGCGCTTTCTGGTGGAAGGACAGCCGAGCCCCGGCCTCGCCCACCTGGACCTGGAAGTCCCCGTACGCCTGCCATGA
- a CDS encoding carbon-nitrogen hydrolase family protein: MLLPELVLGKREDPGLPQALRELAEEAGLLLLAGHLAEGENRLQAFPQGPAYAKLHLYRAEGEEGDEGLRPGERPLLLPWEGRAFGLALCYDLDFPELFRAYALKGAQGFLVGAAWPGEYAGLLEVLARARAAENQAYLFLASRADTGSPSLFVAPDGRVLARREEEGLLVAEPDWGFLEAYRKKYPLLRHRREELYRLW, from the coding sequence TTGCTCCTCCCCGAGCTCGTCCTGGGCAAACGGGAGGACCCCGGGCTTCCCCAGGCCCTTAGGGAGCTTGCGGAAGAGGCGGGGCTTCTCCTCCTCGCGGGGCACCTCGCGGAAGGAGAAAACCGCCTGCAAGCCTTCCCCCAAGGCCCCGCCTACGCCAAGCTCCACCTCTACCGGGCGGAGGGGGAAGAGGGGGACGAGGGCCTCCGCCCCGGGGAAAGGCCCCTCCTCCTCCCTTGGGAGGGCCGGGCCTTCGGGCTTGCCCTCTGCTACGACCTGGACTTCCCCGAGCTCTTCCGGGCCTACGCCCTGAAGGGGGCGCAGGGGTTTCTCGTGGGGGCGGCCTGGCCCGGGGAGTACGCCGGGCTTTTGGAGGTCCTCGCCCGGGCCCGGGCGGCGGAGAACCAGGCCTACCTCTTCCTGGCGAGCCGCGCGGACACGGGAAGCCCCTCCCTCTTCGTCGCGCCCGACGGGCGGGTCTTGGCGCGGAGGGAGGAGGAAGGCCTCCTCGTCGCCGAGCCCGACTGGGGTTTCCTCGAGGCCTACCGCAAGAAGTACCCCCTCCTCCGCCACCGCCGGGAGGAGCTCTACCGGCTTTGGTAA
- a CDS encoding ribosome-binding factor A, with amino-acid sequence MAYGKAHLEAQLKRALAEEIQALEDPRLFLLTVEAVRLSKDGSVLSVYVEAFREEEGALRALSRAERRLVAALARRVRMRRLPRLEFLPWRASPA; translated from the coding sequence ATGGCTTACGGCAAGGCCCACCTCGAGGCCCAGTTGAAGCGCGCCCTCGCGGAGGAGATCCAGGCCCTCGAGGACCCCAGGCTCTTCCTCCTCACCGTGGAGGCGGTGCGCCTTTCCAAGGACGGGAGCGTCCTCTCGGTCTACGTGGAGGCCTTCCGGGAGGAAGAGGGGGCCCTGCGGGCCCTCTCCCGGGCCGAGCGCCGGCTTGTGGCCGCCCTTGCCCGGAGGGTCCGCATGCGCCGCCTGCCCCGCCTGGAGTTCCTGCCGTGGAGAGCGTCACCCGCATAA
- a CDS encoding nucleoside triphosphate pyrophosphohydrolase family protein → MTFEEYQKEAQKTALYPEAYRLVYPALGLAGEAGELANKVKKVLRDHGGRLSEEAREAILAELGDVLWYVAQVATDLGESLEAVAQANLAKLRSRKERGRLGGDGDDR, encoded by the coding sequence ATGACCTTTGAGGAGTACCAAAAGGAAGCCCAGAAGACCGCCCTCTACCCCGAGGCCTACCGCCTGGTCTACCCCGCCCTGGGCCTCGCGGGGGAGGCCGGGGAGCTCGCCAACAAGGTGAAGAAGGTCCTGCGCGACCACGGGGGGCGCCTCAGCGAGGAGGCGCGGGAGGCCATTCTCGCCGAGCTCGGGGACGTGCTCTGGTACGTGGCCCAGGTGGCCACGGACCTGGGGGAAAGCCTCGAGGCCGTGGCCCAGGCCAACCTGGCGAAGCTCCGCTCCCGCAAGGAACGGGGCAGGCTGGGAGGGGACGGGGACGACCGCTAA
- a CDS encoding biotin transporter BioY: MKTEVLPYTPLMKTIWPQRTLSRDLLLILVGSLFVALTAQIALPLPFTPVPITGQTLGVLLVGAALGSRLGFLALLAYLLEGAMGLPVFAGGTGGIAKILGPTGGFLLAFPLAAGLVGLLVERFGLDRGFFGTLLAMLLGNALLYLVGLPWLAAWLMGAGKFGGVSALLAMGLFPFIPGDLVKAVLAALLFPTAWRFLGPR; this comes from the coding sequence GTGAAGACCGAGGTGTTGCCCTACACGCCGCTTATGAAGACCATTTGGCCCCAAAGGACCCTTTCCCGGGACCTCCTCCTCATCCTCGTGGGAAGCCTCTTCGTGGCCCTCACCGCCCAGATCGCCCTCCCCCTCCCCTTCACCCCGGTCCCCATCACCGGCCAGACCCTGGGCGTCCTCCTGGTGGGGGCGGCCCTGGGAAGCCGCCTGGGCTTCCTCGCCCTCCTCGCCTACCTCCTGGAGGGGGCCATGGGCCTCCCCGTCTTCGCCGGGGGAACGGGCGGGATCGCCAAAATCCTAGGGCCCACCGGAGGGTTCCTCCTGGCTTTCCCCCTGGCGGCGGGCCTCGTGGGGCTTCTGGTGGAGCGCTTCGGCCTGGACCGGGGCTTCTTCGGCACCCTCCTCGCCATGCTCCTGGGGAACGCCCTCCTCTACCTCGTGGGGCTTCCCTGGCTCGCCGCCTGGCTCATGGGCGCGGGGAAGTTCGGGGGCGTCTCCGCCCTCCTCGCCATGGGGCTTTTCCCCTTCATCCCCGGGGACCTGGTGAAGGCGGTCCTCGCCGCCCTCCTCTTCCCCACCGCCTGGCGCTTCCTGGGCCCGAGGTAA
- the smpB gene encoding SsrA-binding protein SmpB, with translation MAPVLENRRARHDYEILETYEAGIALKGTEVKSLRAGKVDFTGSFARFEDGELYLENLYIAPYEKGSYANVDPRRKRKLLLHKHELRRLLGKVEQKGLTLVPLKIYFNERGYAKVLLGLARGKKAYEKRREDKKEAVRRALEEL, from the coding sequence ATGGCCCCCGTGCTGGAGAACCGCCGCGCGCGGCACGACTACGAGATCCTGGAAACCTACGAGGCGGGCATCGCCCTCAAAGGGACCGAGGTGAAGTCCCTGAGGGCGGGGAAGGTGGACTTCACGGGAAGCTTCGCCAGGTTTGAGGACGGCGAGCTTTACCTGGAAAACCTCTACATCGCCCCCTACGAGAAGGGCTCCTACGCCAACGTGGACCCGAGGAGGAAGCGGAAGCTCCTCCTGCACAAGCACGAGCTTAGGCGGCTTCTCGGCAAGGTGGAGCAGAAGGGCCTCACCCTGGTCCCCCTCAAGATCTACTTCAACGAGCGGGGGTACGCCAAGGTCCTCCTGGGCCTCGCCCGGGGGAAGAAGGCTTATGAAAAGCGGCGCGAGGACAAGAAGGAGGCGGTGCGCCGCGCCTTGGAGGAGCTATGA
- a CDS encoding AAA family ATPase → MSETWRLDRLVLQGFKSFADRTLLDFPDPVTGIIGPNGSGKSNLVEAIRFVTGSRAQDLRGEELKALLFHGAKTRPPQGVAEVRLELSRGRERLVVERRIEGDRSQLRVNGRPTSAKALALHLAGTGLGRGGYAVVGQGEVGAVLESPEAQLLAHLEEAAGLRPVAEAVRLTEERLAQAAALVEEREKALKALKEEVEALAREADRAKRARELSLLRLRLKRSLLLARKEALAEEAQGIRSRLKALEAELQGLQEAMEALLSRKRGLLAEEEGLRHALEEAHLALKEREGLMGEAGSLRRVLQALDRPPPPEPGPEPPRPEEAPEALRARLRSLREEIRRKEAEVQRTEEARRRYEAERARYEERLAARLEALREREALRPEVEALEEEVARLAARLREREGLEARLKEVEAQRKGVAKERERLHRLVESGADLHEGPRRVRGLSGVLGVVADLLRPEPGLEQALEAALGPRLQWVLVEDEEAAKRAIAHLKRVGGRATFLPLTLLRPRPLPEPKPFPGLLGPARALARLRLPGLPEEAVLGVLFGDTLVFQDLDRALAYLRAGGGERLVTLEGEVVERTGAITGGRVRAGGEALSLRRRLDEAETEERALAREAQALRERLSAFPHPRALEEAKARLLSLRARLERPLPPEPKPPEPPEAHEAQGLEALREEAARLEALLQQAEAHARFLERKRAWEEWERLQEEAARVRARLAELEKALEATRPLAERARSLEEGARKLRQALKALAEEETRLLTRQNHLLAEREHLRLTLARREAAWEEVERELAELPELPRLEGTPRALQARLAQAEAELEALGPVNALAERALAEAEEKLKARQRELDEAVEALLRLEAEAKGVEAEHQKRLEEAFARFQEAFRRYGEALLGGRAEVRRTARGLGLVVTPAGKRTQDLRLLSLGEKTLGALAFLFALGELQGGLPIAVLDEVDAALDEANLLRFTRFLRSGRQFLLVTHQKRTMEACHALYGVTSEEGVSRVYAIRKEVVHDL, encoded by the coding sequence ATGAGCGAGACCTGGCGCCTGGACCGCCTCGTCCTCCAGGGGTTTAAGTCCTTCGCCGACCGGACCCTCCTGGACTTCCCCGACCCCGTCACGGGGATCATCGGCCCCAACGGCTCCGGGAAGAGCAACCTGGTGGAGGCCATCCGCTTCGTCACCGGAAGCCGCGCCCAGGACCTGAGGGGGGAGGAGCTCAAGGCCCTTCTCTTCCACGGCGCCAAGACCCGTCCCCCCCAGGGCGTGGCCGAGGTGCGCCTGGAGCTCTCCCGGGGCCGGGAGCGCCTGGTGGTGGAGCGGCGCATTGAGGGGGACCGAAGCCAGCTCCGGGTGAACGGCCGCCCCACGAGCGCCAAGGCCCTCGCCCTCCACCTCGCGGGCACCGGGCTCGGCCGGGGCGGGTACGCCGTGGTGGGCCAGGGGGAGGTGGGCGCGGTGCTGGAGTCCCCCGAGGCCCAGCTCCTCGCCCACCTGGAGGAGGCGGCGGGGCTCAGGCCCGTGGCCGAGGCCGTCCGCCTCACCGAGGAGCGCCTGGCCCAGGCGGCGGCCCTGGTGGAGGAGCGGGAAAAGGCCCTAAAGGCCCTGAAGGAGGAGGTGGAGGCCCTGGCGCGGGAGGCCGACCGGGCGAAAAGGGCCCGGGAGCTGAGCCTGCTTAGGCTCAGGCTCAAGCGGAGCCTCCTCCTCGCCCGGAAGGAGGCGCTGGCGGAGGAAGCCCAGGGGATCCGGTCCCGCCTTAAGGCGCTGGAGGCCGAGCTCCAAGGGCTCCAGGAGGCCATGGAGGCCCTCCTCTCCCGCAAGCGGGGCCTCCTCGCCGAGGAGGAAGGGCTCCGCCACGCCCTGGAGGAGGCCCACCTCGCCCTCAAGGAGCGGGAGGGGCTTATGGGGGAGGCCGGGTCCTTGCGCCGCGTCCTCCAGGCCCTGGACCGGCCCCCTCCTCCCGAACCCGGCCCCGAGCCCCCAAGGCCGGAAGAAGCCCCCGAGGCCCTGAGGGCCAGGCTCCGCAGCCTCAGGGAGGAGATCCGGCGCAAAGAGGCCGAGGTCCAAAGGACGGAGGAAGCGCGCCGCCGATACGAGGCCGAGCGGGCCCGGTACGAGGAAAGGCTCGCCGCCCGCCTCGAGGCCCTCAGGGAGCGGGAGGCCCTAAGGCCCGAGGTGGAGGCCCTGGAAGAGGAGGTGGCCCGGCTCGCCGCGAGGCTTCGGGAGCGGGAGGGGCTGGAGGCGAGGCTCAAGGAGGTGGAGGCCCAGCGAAAAGGCGTGGCCAAAGAGCGGGAGCGCCTCCACCGCCTGGTGGAAAGCGGGGCCGACCTCCACGAGGGGCCGAGGCGGGTCCGGGGCCTTTCGGGGGTGCTCGGCGTGGTGGCCGACCTCCTCCGCCCCGAGCCCGGGCTGGAGCAAGCCCTGGAAGCGGCCCTCGGCCCCAGGCTCCAGTGGGTTCTGGTGGAGGACGAGGAGGCGGCCAAGAGGGCCATCGCCCACCTGAAGCGGGTGGGGGGGCGGGCCACCTTCCTCCCCCTCACCCTCCTCCGCCCCCGCCCCCTCCCCGAGCCCAAGCCCTTCCCCGGCCTCTTGGGCCCCGCCCGCGCCCTGGCCCGCCTGCGCCTTCCCGGCCTGCCGGAGGAGGCGGTGCTCGGCGTCCTCTTCGGGGACACCCTGGTCTTCCAGGACCTGGACCGGGCCCTCGCCTACCTGAGGGCAGGGGGAGGGGAACGCCTCGTGACCCTGGAGGGGGAGGTGGTGGAGCGCACGGGGGCCATCACCGGGGGGAGGGTCCGCGCCGGGGGGGAGGCCCTCTCCCTAAGGCGGCGGCTTGACGAGGCGGAGACGGAGGAAAGGGCCCTCGCCCGGGAGGCCCAGGCCCTAAGGGAACGGCTCTCCGCCTTCCCCCACCCCAGGGCCCTGGAGGAGGCCAAGGCCCGGCTCCTCTCCCTCCGGGCCCGGCTGGAAAGGCCCCTCCCCCCCGAGCCCAAGCCCCCGGAGCCGCCGGAGGCGCACGAGGCTCAGGGCCTCGAGGCCCTCCGCGAGGAGGCGGCCCGCCTCGAGGCCCTCCTCCAGCAGGCGGAGGCCCACGCCCGCTTCTTGGAAAGGAAGCGGGCCTGGGAGGAGTGGGAAAGGCTTCAGGAGGAGGCGGCGCGGGTCCGGGCCCGGCTTGCGGAGCTGGAGAAGGCCTTAGAGGCCACCCGCCCCCTGGCGGAAAGGGCCCGGTCCCTGGAGGAAGGGGCGCGGAAGCTCCGGCAGGCCCTCAAGGCCCTGGCGGAGGAGGAGACCCGGCTCCTCACCCGGCAAAACCACCTCCTCGCCGAGCGGGAGCACCTCCGCCTCACCCTGGCCCGGCGGGAGGCGGCCTGGGAAGAGGTGGAGCGGGAGCTCGCCGAGCTCCCCGAGCTTCCCCGCCTGGAAGGAACCCCACGCGCCCTCCAGGCCCGCCTCGCCCAAGCGGAGGCGGAGCTAGAGGCCCTGGGCCCGGTGAACGCCCTGGCGGAAAGGGCCCTGGCCGAGGCCGAGGAAAAGCTTAAGGCGCGCCAGCGGGAGCTGGACGAGGCCGTGGAAGCCCTTCTCCGCCTCGAGGCCGAGGCCAAAGGGGTGGAGGCCGAGCACCAGAAGCGCTTGGAGGAGGCCTTCGCCCGCTTCCAGGAGGCCTTCCGCCGCTACGGGGAGGCCCTGCTCGGCGGGCGGGCGGAGGTGCGCCGGACGGCGCGGGGGCTGGGCCTCGTGGTCACCCCAGCGGGGAAGCGCACCCAGGACCTCCGCCTCCTCTCCCTGGGGGAGAAGACCCTCGGGGCCCTGGCCTTCCTCTTCGCCCTGGGGGAACTCCAAGGCGGGCTTCCCATCGCCGTCCTGGACGAAGTGGACGCCGCCTTGGACGAGGCGAACCTCCTGCGCTTCACGCGCTTTTTGCGCTCGGGGCGCCAGTTCCTCCTGGTGACCCACCAGAAGCGGACCATGGAGGCCTGCCACGCCCTCTACGGCGTCACCAGCGAGGAGGGGGTGAGCCGGGTCTACGCCATCCGCAAGGAGGTGGTCCATGACCTTTGA
- a CDS encoding phosphoglycerate kinase — MRTLLDLDPKGKRVLVRVDYNVPVQDGKVQDETRILESLPTLRHLLAGGASLVLLSHLGRPKGPDPKYSLAPVGEALRAHLPEARFAPFPPGSEEARREAEALRPGEVLLLENVRFEPGEEKNDPELSARYARLGEAFVLDAFGSAHRAHASVVGVARLLPAYAGFLMEKEVRALSRLLKDPERPYAVVLGGAKVSDKIGVIESLLPRIDRLLIGGAMAFTFLKALGGEVGRSLVEEDRLDLAKDLLGRAEALGVRVYLPEDVVAAERIEAGVETRVFPARAIPVPYMGLDIGPKTREAFARALEGARTVFWNGPMGVFEVPPFDEGTLAVGQAIAALEGAFTVVGGGDSVAAVNRLGLKERFGHVSTGGGASLEFLEKGTLPGLEVLEG; from the coding sequence ATGCGGACCCTTTTGGACCTGGACCCCAAGGGCAAGCGGGTCCTGGTGCGGGTGGACTACAACGTCCCCGTCCAAGACGGGAAGGTCCAGGACGAGACCCGGATCCTGGAAAGCCTCCCCACCCTCCGCCACCTCCTCGCCGGGGGGGCTTCCCTCGTCCTCCTCTCCCACCTGGGCCGCCCCAAGGGCCCGGACCCCAAGTACTCCCTGGCCCCGGTGGGGGAGGCCTTGAGGGCCCACCTCCCAGAGGCCCGCTTCGCCCCCTTCCCTCCGGGCTCGGAGGAGGCGAGGCGGGAGGCGGAGGCCCTGAGGCCCGGGGAGGTCCTCCTCCTGGAGAACGTCCGCTTTGAGCCGGGAGAGGAGAAGAACGACCCCGAGCTTTCCGCCCGCTACGCCAGGCTCGGGGAGGCCTTCGTCCTGGACGCCTTCGGGAGCGCCCACCGGGCCCACGCCAGCGTGGTGGGGGTGGCGAGGCTCCTCCCCGCCTACGCCGGCTTCCTCATGGAGAAGGAGGTGAGGGCCCTTTCCCGCCTCCTCAAGGACCCGGAAAGGCCCTACGCCGTGGTGCTGGGCGGGGCCAAGGTCTCGGACAAGATCGGGGTCATTGAGAGCCTCCTTCCCCGCATAGACCGCCTCCTCATTGGCGGGGCCATGGCCTTCACCTTCCTCAAGGCCCTAGGGGGAGAGGTGGGGAGGAGCCTGGTGGAGGAGGACCGGCTGGACCTGGCCAAGGACCTCTTGGGGCGGGCCGAGGCCTTGGGGGTCAGGGTCTACCTCCCCGAAGACGTGGTGGCGGCGGAGCGCATAGAGGCGGGGGTGGAGACCCGGGTCTTCCCGGCCCGGGCCATCCCCGTCCCCTACATGGGCCTGGACATCGGCCCCAAGACCCGGGAGGCCTTCGCCCGGGCCCTGGAAGGGGCGAGGACGGTCTTCTGGAACGGGCCCATGGGGGTCTTTGAGGTGCCTCCCTTTGACGAGGGGACCTTGGCCGTGGGGCAGGCCATCGCCGCCCTCGAGGGCGCCTTCACCGTGGTGGGCGGGGGCGACTCGGTGGCGGCGGTGAACCGCCTGGGCCTTAAAGAGCGCTTCGGCCACGTCTCCACCGGGGGCGGGGCGAGCCTGGAGTTCCTGGAAAAGGGCACCCTGCCCGGCCTCGAGGTCCTGGAAGGCTAA